In one Arachis duranensis cultivar V14167 chromosome 9, aradu.V14167.gnm2.J7QH, whole genome shotgun sequence genomic region, the following are encoded:
- the LOC107465904 gene encoding uncharacterized protein LOC107465904: MERKLQLEELECLRLEAYENSKIYKEKAKTFHDQNIRRKSFKIGDEVLVYNSRLRLMLGKLRSRWDGPFIVVDVKPYGVVEVVHPINGTRFNINGYRVKPYHTQPKHAKELEIFLLGEVPNDQ; encoded by the coding sequence ATGGAACGTAAGCTCCAATTAGAGGAGTTAGAATGTCTTAGACTAGAAGCATATGAGAATTCtaagatttataaggaaaaggccaAGACATTTCATGACCAAAATATAAGGAGGAAGAGCTTTAAGATAGGTGATGAGGTACTTGTGTACAACTCAAGGTTGCGGTTGATGCTTGGAAAGTTGAGATCTAGATGGGATGGTCCTTTTATAGTGGTGGACGTCAAGCCCTATGGGGTGGTTGAGGTGGTTCACCCTATCAATGGAACTAGATTCAATATCAACGGTTATAGGGTGAAGCCTTACCACACACAACCCAAACATGCCAAGGAGTTGGAGATTTTCCTCCTTGGAGAGGTTCCAAATGATCAATGA